In Candidatus Mycalebacterium zealandia, one DNA window encodes the following:
- the nusA gene encoding transcription termination factor NusA yields MSTELNRVIETVVKEKNLQKEEVVKAIEDAVISAVESISKKDYEESGFEVQYNYEDGVVELFRYKDVLVEVSDPATQIEISEARDLDPEVEEGEEIGVMVWTSDTMADVNDSENNDGMFSHEGFTRVAIHNAKQKILQKVREAEGRVTYEEFINYKGRLVNGVVRRIERRTLVIDLGRAEAILPYSHKAPKEFYEPKDRIKALLLEIDTEKRVPRLILSRISPDFVKRLFEGEVPEIADGIIEIKAIARDPGSRMKIAVYSHDPDVDPVGACVGIRGARVQNLIQELQGEKIDIVPWSANLGRFVSDALSPAVVNKVIIDEAANQMEVVVDEDQLTLAIGRGGQNVRLASNLTGWKIDIKTEEQMKKEKDQSLAMLNTLPGIGHVSATLLFNEGFRTLEDIVFADSENIKTVLKEMGDKEVEEIIAFARVAFQESVKEQTEQQASEPVTESEAAQEPVEQASEPESKPETETEVTEEQPEQSSESAEETEVKPEEDGQSS; encoded by the coding sequence ATGTCGACGGAACTGAACAGAGTCATTGAGACGGTGGTTAAGGAGAAGAATCTCCAGAAAGAGGAAGTTGTCAAAGCCATTGAAGACGCAGTTATAAGCGCGGTTGAGAGCATCTCAAAGAAGGACTATGAAGAAAGCGGTTTTGAGGTTCAATACAACTACGAAGACGGCGTTGTGGAACTTTTTCGCTACAAGGATGTTCTCGTTGAAGTGTCCGATCCCGCAACGCAGATAGAGATTAGCGAGGCAAGGGACCTTGACCCTGAAGTTGAAGAAGGCGAGGAAATCGGCGTAATGGTCTGGACTTCGGACACCATGGCGGACGTTAACGACTCTGAGAACAACGATGGAATGTTTTCCCACGAAGGGTTCACGCGTGTTGCGATTCACAACGCGAAACAGAAAATCCTGCAGAAGGTCAGGGAAGCCGAAGGCAGGGTTACTTATGAGGAGTTCATAAATTACAAAGGGCGGCTCGTGAACGGGGTTGTCAGGCGGATTGAGAGGAGAACTCTTGTAATTGACCTCGGCAGAGCCGAAGCAATTTTGCCGTATTCGCACAAAGCCCCAAAAGAGTTTTACGAGCCAAAAGACCGTATAAAGGCGCTTCTGCTTGAAATTGACACGGAAAAAAGAGTGCCGCGTCTCATACTTTCTCGCATCTCGCCGGATTTCGTCAAACGGCTTTTTGAGGGCGAAGTTCCCGAAATCGCGGACGGCATAATTGAAATTAAAGCCATTGCGCGCGATCCCGGTTCAAGGATGAAAATCGCGGTTTATTCGCACGATCCCGATGTTGACCCCGTTGGCGCGTGCGTGGGCATACGCGGCGCGAGGGTTCAGAATCTGATTCAGGAATTGCAGGGCGAAAAGATAGACATTGTGCCGTGGTCGGCAAACTTGGGGCGTTTTGTTTCGGACGCGCTTTCCCCAGCGGTTGTGAACAAAGTCATCATTGACGAAGCGGCTAACCAAATGGAAGTGGTTGTTGATGAAGACCAGCTTACGCTCGCCATAGGACGCGGAGGACAGAATGTGCGCCTCGCGTCAAACCTGACCGGCTGGAAAATAGATATCAAAACCGAAGAGCAGATGAAGAAGGAGAAAGACCAGTCGCTCGCGATGCTCAACACCCTTCCGGGAATTGGTCATGTGTCGGCAACTCTTCTTTTTAACGAGGGCTTCCGCACGCTTGAAGATATTGTGTTCGCCGATTCGGAAAACATAAAAACTGTTCTCAAAGAGATGGGTGATAAAGAGGTTGAGGAGATAATTGCATTCGCGCGAGTGGCATTTCAGGAAAGCGTGAAGGAGCAGACCGAGCAACAGGCGTCCGAACCTGTTACGGAGTCCGAAGCCGCGCAAGAGCCGGTTGAGCAGGCGTCTGAACCCGAATCCAAACCCGAAACGGAAACGGAAGTAACCGAAGAGCAACCCGAACAATCGTCCGAGTCCGCCGAAGAAACCGAAGTAAAACCGGAGGAAGACGGGCAGTCCTCATAA
- the infB gene encoding translation initiation factor IF-2, whose protein sequence is MKPTRVHELAKELGVSSKEVMVAANDMGVNLSTASNTVDLETVEKLRRAFSSSSKDDKDGEDSSKNEIKVVKSKSGDVTETRGAKRVVRRRKKQEKREEEESAAPEAEAETEKTSAQTKSAPQEKAEKEKPTPPDPEKEQLARQIQDSLAPKLVVKKKEYVVDEKSFRRKQDIRRKKLPHHHSSSAAKQVKDYPPVSKKSVKIGETITLEELARRMDVKLRDVRGKAKSIGLNASPKDSIDYETATLVAAEYGLEVDVDRFDEAVFLDDKDAGFSDEAPRPPVVSVMGHVDHGKTTLLDNLRKSNVALGEAGGITQHIGAYKVSSGNGTVVFIDTPGHESFTSMRARGAKINDMAILVVAADDGVKAQTIEAINHAKAADVPAIVAINKIDKDAADSENVKRQLSEHGLVTEEWGGDTLFVEISAKTGQGLKELLELLLLQADILELRAPQKGLARGIVLESRLDKGRGALANVIVTKGDLKVGDYVVAGLFSGKVKALSDENGAKLKSAGPSIPVEVMGLSGVPEAGENLYVLRDEKTARAIIENRKLVLGQSEAPQVPHVSQISFDALEDAEQEAENSAKELSIIIKSDTRGTVEAIKDSIDKIDQDKCSVKIVHSGVGGISGTDVELANVTNASILGFNVRPDSKAASDASENGILVETYPVVYELIDRIKRIMEGLLDPLVEEETLGHARVMEIFRMSGQRAIAGCFVDDGKVLRGENIRVVRDGSVVYESKVGSLKRFKDDVKEVQSGFECGLTIENFSDVKVGDVLEVYLVKETAQQL, encoded by the coding sequence ATGAAGCCAACAAGAGTGCACGAACTGGCTAAGGAACTCGGTGTTTCCAGCAAAGAGGTTATGGTGGCCGCCAATGATATGGGCGTCAACCTTTCAACCGCATCAAATACGGTGGATTTGGAGACCGTTGAAAAACTCAGACGTGCCTTTTCCTCTTCGTCCAAAGATGATAAGGACGGCGAGGATTCTTCCAAAAATGAGATAAAGGTCGTCAAATCCAAATCCGGAGATGTTACCGAAACCAGAGGCGCAAAGAGGGTTGTAAGGCGCAGAAAGAAACAGGAAAAGCGCGAAGAGGAAGAGAGCGCCGCGCCTGAGGCCGAAGCCGAAACTGAGAAAACCTCCGCCCAGACTAAGTCCGCGCCACAAGAAAAAGCCGAAAAAGAAAAGCCCACCCCGCCCGATCCTGAAAAGGAGCAACTCGCGCGGCAGATTCAAGATTCGCTCGCGCCGAAACTTGTCGTCAAAAAAAAGGAATACGTTGTTGACGAAAAAAGTTTCCGTAGAAAACAGGATATCAGACGGAAAAAACTGCCTCACCATCACAGCTCTTCCGCCGCCAAACAGGTGAAGGATTATCCGCCGGTCAGCAAAAAAAGCGTCAAAATCGGCGAAACCATAACGCTTGAGGAACTCGCGCGCAGAATGGATGTGAAACTGCGCGATGTGAGGGGAAAGGCTAAAAGCATCGGACTGAACGCCTCTCCGAAGGATTCCATTGATTATGAGACCGCCACGCTTGTCGCCGCCGAATACGGGCTTGAGGTTGATGTTGACAGGTTTGATGAAGCGGTGTTTCTGGATGACAAAGATGCGGGTTTCTCGGACGAGGCTCCGCGCCCTCCGGTTGTCAGCGTTATGGGGCATGTTGACCACGGAAAAACGACCCTTCTTGACAACCTGCGCAAATCAAATGTGGCTTTGGGAGAGGCGGGTGGAATCACACAGCATATTGGCGCGTATAAAGTTTCTTCGGGGAACGGAACGGTTGTTTTCATTGACACGCCGGGGCACGAGTCTTTCACTTCAATGCGGGCGCGTGGCGCAAAAATCAACGATATGGCGATTCTTGTAGTTGCCGCCGATGACGGAGTGAAAGCGCAGACTATTGAGGCGATAAATCACGCCAAAGCTGCGGACGTGCCTGCTATTGTGGCGATTAACAAAATTGACAAAGACGCCGCCGACTCCGAAAACGTGAAAAGACAGCTTTCCGAGCATGGGCTTGTTACCGAAGAATGGGGAGGCGACACGCTTTTTGTTGAAATCTCGGCAAAGACGGGGCAGGGACTTAAAGAGTTGCTGGAACTGCTTCTTCTTCAAGCCGATATTCTTGAACTCAGAGCGCCGCAAAAAGGGCTTGCCAGAGGGATTGTTCTTGAATCGCGGCTTGACAAAGGACGCGGCGCGCTTGCCAATGTGATTGTTACAAAAGGTGATTTGAAAGTAGGCGACTATGTTGTAGCGGGGCTTTTCAGCGGAAAGGTCAAGGCTCTTTCGGATGAGAACGGCGCAAAACTCAAAAGCGCGGGACCGTCAATTCCTGTTGAGGTTATGGGGCTGTCAGGCGTGCCGGAAGCGGGCGAAAATCTTTACGTTCTGCGCGATGAGAAAACAGCGCGGGCGATAATTGAAAACAGGAAGCTGGTGCTGGGGCAGAGCGAAGCGCCTCAGGTTCCGCATGTGTCTCAGATTTCCTTTGACGCCCTTGAGGATGCGGAGCAGGAAGCGGAGAACTCCGCCAAGGAGTTGTCTATCATAATCAAATCAGATACCCGAGGCACGGTTGAAGCGATTAAGGATTCCATTGATAAGATTGATCAGGACAAATGCTCGGTCAAAATCGTTCATTCCGGTGTTGGCGGCATAAGCGGCACCGATGTTGAACTTGCCAATGTTACAAACGCGTCAATTCTCGGTTTTAACGTCCGTCCGGACTCAAAAGCCGCTTCGGACGCCTCGGAGAACGGGATTCTGGTTGAGACATATCCGGTTGTATATGAGTTGATTGACAGGATAAAACGGATTATGGAGGGTCTGCTTGACCCGCTGGTTGAGGAGGAAACGCTTGGCCACGCGCGTGTTATGGAGATTTTCCGCATGTCCGGGCAGAGGGCAATCGCGGGCTGTTTTGTTGATGACGGCAAGGTGTTGAGGGGCGAAAACATCAGGGTTGTGCGCGACGGTTCGGTGGTTTACGAAAGCAAGGTCGGCTCTCTCAAAAGGTTCAAAGACGATGTGAAAGAGGTGCAGTCGGGCTTTGAATGCGGTCTTACAATAGAAAATTTCAGTGATGTGAAAGTGGGCGATGTGCTTGAAGTCTATCTAGTGAAGGAGACTGCGCAGCAGTTATAG
- the rbfA gene encoding 30S ribosome-binding factor RbfA, with the protein MAAGFVLGSKGREFSYERRERVKDLVFREIALIMSEGNIKDTRVARAVITRVSMSRDMSSAKVFFTHLKGGSSEPMLEGLNKLSGFFRKQIALRLNLKKVPSIKFEPDEVLLSAHRVDDIIRRFDS; encoded by the coding sequence GTGGCGGCGGGGTTTGTTTTGGGATCAAAGGGTCGCGAATTCAGTTACGAGAGACGCGAACGCGTAAAAGACCTTGTCTTCAGGGAGATAGCGCTAATAATGAGCGAGGGGAACATCAAAGACACACGGGTCGCACGCGCCGTGATAACCCGTGTTTCAATGTCGAGGGACATGTCTTCCGCGAAAGTGTTTTTTACCCATCTCAAAGGCGGTTCGTCCGAACCAATGCTTGAGGGGCTGAACAAACTGTCAGGATTTTTCCGCAAACAGATAGCGTTGCGCCTCAATCTCAAAAAAGTCCCTTCAATAAAGTTTGAACCCGATGAGGTTCTGCTTTCCGCTCACAGGGTTGATGACATCATAAGGCGCTTTGACAGTTGA
- a CDS encoding bifunctional oligoribonuclease/PAP phosphatase NrnA, translated as MKFPAQIKKIFENGSSFLLTSHENPDSDALGSMLALANLLESLGKSVFLYNASATPSFLEFLPGSEKVRTTLTDTPENGFDALVVLDCPVISRAGADFERYAGGADSEVVIIDHHTEMEGGGGEVKWVETSASATGVLVYEIFKFFGAEFTQQSATCVFAAISGDTGSFRFSNSTAQCFAIASEMVSRGADPQRISSAVYENQSTGKMDLLSRVLGSLKTDKTGKIAWVCVDREMFEATGTTNEDTEGMVDYPMSLKGVEIAMFFRETSAHGQSPAWKGSIRSRGDIDVCAVAAKFGGGGHKNAAGFNFDGNFDGAIGKILGEIKLA; from the coding sequence TTGAAATTTCCCGCTCAAATAAAGAAGATTTTTGAGAATGGAAGCAGTTTTCTGCTGACCTCTCACGAAAATCCTGATTCAGACGCTTTGGGCTCAATGCTCGCGCTCGCGAACTTGCTTGAATCGCTAGGCAAGTCCGTTTTTCTATATAACGCAAGCGCTACTCCTTCATTTCTTGAGTTTCTTCCGGGTTCGGAGAAGGTGCGGACAACGCTCACGGATACCCCTGAAAACGGTTTTGACGCACTTGTTGTTCTTGATTGCCCTGTGATTTCGCGCGCGGGCGCGGATTTTGAACGGTATGCCGGCGGGGCGGACTCCGAAGTTGTCATCATTGACCATCACACCGAGATGGAGGGCGGTGGCGGCGAAGTGAAATGGGTTGAAACCTCCGCGTCTGCAACGGGTGTTCTTGTTTATGAAATCTTCAAATTTTTCGGCGCTGAATTCACGCAACAGAGTGCGACTTGTGTTTTTGCCGCGATTTCGGGGGACACGGGCTCATTCAGGTTTTCCAACTCTACGGCGCAGTGTTTTGCCATAGCGTCCGAGATGGTTTCGCGCGGAGCCGATCCGCAGCGGATTTCAAGCGCGGTTTACGAAAACCAGTCCACCGGGAAAATGGACCTTCTCTCCCGCGTTCTGGGGAGTCTCAAGACAGATAAAACGGGAAAGATAGCGTGGGTTTGCGTTGACCGTGAAATGTTTGAAGCGACCGGAACAACAAATGAAGACACTGAGGGAATGGTTGATTATCCGATGAGTTTGAAAGGGGTTGAGATTGCGATGTTTTTCAGGGAAACCTCAGCGCACGGGCAATCTCCGGCATGGAAGGGGAGCATAAGGTCGCGCGGCGATATTGACGTTTGCGCGGTGGCGGCAAAATTCGGTGGAGGCGGGCACAAAAATGCCGCGGGCTTCAATTTTGACGGCAATTTTGATGGTGCAATCGGAAAAATACTCGGCGAGATAAAGTTGGCATGA
- the truB gene encoding tRNA pseudouridine(55) synthase TruB — translation MNAIVVIDKPDGITSSDVVNRVKKNLKVRKAGHTGTLDKFATGVLPVCLGEATKAIPHLDESFKEYEATMRLGVATDTFDLSGKVTGEGDVGKVSRNDIISRFKENTGTFLQIPPMFSAVKKNGVRLSEIARLGKEVERNARTVTVESLELLEFSPPLVRFSVKCSRGTYVRALASEMGETLGCMAHLVQLRRLGSGKFSIKESATLQDLEAGNFTLISVDGALSHMKSVRIDEDAARIVGSGGFLSATHLSGCGCDFRKGDVVKLMRNGAVASIAEFVADAREVENLKDVPVLKQIRVFGSH, via the coding sequence ATGAACGCGATAGTTGTAATTGACAAACCGGATGGCATTACCTCAAGCGATGTTGTGAACAGGGTTAAAAAAAACCTCAAAGTCCGCAAAGCCGGGCACACGGGCACGCTTGATAAATTTGCCACGGGTGTTCTCCCCGTCTGTCTGGGAGAGGCAACAAAGGCTATTCCCCACCTTGACGAATCGTTCAAAGAGTATGAGGCGACAATGCGTTTGGGAGTCGCGACTGACACTTTTGACCTTTCCGGAAAAGTTACGGGCGAAGGCGATGTTGGAAAAGTTTCGCGTAATGATATAATTTCACGCTTCAAGGAAAACACAGGAACTTTTTTGCAGATTCCGCCTATGTTTTCTGCGGTCAAGAAGAACGGGGTGAGGCTTTCAGAGATTGCCCGACTTGGCAAGGAGGTTGAGAGGAACGCCAGAACGGTAACGGTTGAGTCTCTGGAATTACTTGAGTTTTCACCGCCTCTGGTAAGGTTTTCCGTAAAATGCTCGCGCGGAACTTATGTCAGGGCGCTGGCGTCTGAAATGGGAGAAACTCTCGGTTGTATGGCTCATCTGGTTCAGCTCAGGCGGCTCGGCAGCGGAAAGTTTTCCATTAAAGAATCAGCGACTTTGCAAGACCTTGAAGCCGGGAATTTTACTTTGATAAGTGTTGATGGTGCTCTTTCGCATATGAAATCGGTTCGCATAGACGAAGATGCCGCACGAATTGTCGGTAGCGGCGGTTTTTTGAGTGCAACGCATCTGTCCGGATGCGGTTGCGATTTCCGCAAGGGAGATGTTGTGAAATTGATGAGAAACGGCGCGGTGGCATCCATAGCGGAATTTGTGGCGGACGCGCGTGAAGTTGAAAATTTGAAAGACGTGCCGGTGCTAAAACAGATAAGGGTGTTCGGTTCGCATTAA
- the rpsO gene encoding 30S ribosomal protein S15: MALDKDEKQKVIAEFSEKPGDVGSSTVQIGILSKRIEQISAHTGKMKKDFHSRRGLVRLVAKRRKLLNYLKSSDPRKYAELINKLGLRH, encoded by the coding sequence TTGGCTTTGGACAAAGATGAAAAACAGAAGGTTATCGCGGAGTTCTCGGAAAAACCCGGAGATGTAGGTTCTTCCACAGTGCAGATTGGCATACTTTCCAAAAGGATAGAGCAGATATCCGCCCATACGGGCAAAATGAAGAAAGATTTTCACTCGCGCAGGGGGCTTGTGAGACTTGTGGCGAAAAGAAGAAAACTGCTGAACTACCTGAAAAGTTCAGACCCCCGCAAATATGCCGAGTTGATTAACAAACTCGGACTCAGGCATTAA
- a CDS encoding polyribonucleotide nucleotidyltransferase, producing METGKMAKQSSGSVLMSCSDTVVLATVVAESEKINEDFLPLTVNYQEKTYAAGKIPGGFFRREGRPSEQEILTSRLIDRSIRPLITKKFTYSTQVMITVLSADSTTDPGVLSATAASAALVLSDVPFEGPIAGVKVGRIGGQLVCNPSYEDLESSDMEIVVTGTKDAIVMVEGGANEVPEPDMIDALMFAHERIKELVSMQEELASDIAAEKRVLDEGDPSADEAVASAVSAFASERLKDAVVKPSKEERREEIGKLRAETVEAIGRDFPKSEGRISNAFDKATKECVRSLIVNEGIRPDSRDHKTIRDIDSQVRLLPRSHGSALFTRGETQALVATTLGTSYYEQRIDSLEGDLKKSFMLHYNFPPYSVGETSFRLAPGRREIGHGALAERAVKPLLPSKEDFPYTIRVVSEILESNGSSSMATVCGASMSLMDAGVPLRAAVGGIAMGLIKEGDKLVILSDILGDEDHLGDMDFKVAGTESGITALQMDIKIDGVTKEILSDALMQAKEARLHVLAEMGKTISASSSDISAHAPRIMSIKIHPDKIRDVIGSGGKVINKLIEETGAQIDIQDDGKVLISSPDKESCEMAINRIEKIIEEIEPGKIYFGKVKRLLDFGAIVEMDNGRDGLVHISELEEGRVEKVTDVVNEGDELLVKCISKERDGKIRLSRREALGENIEDYR from the coding sequence ATGGAGACCGGAAAGATGGCGAAACAGTCAAGCGGCTCGGTTTTAATGAGCTGTTCAGACACCGTTGTTCTTGCCACCGTAGTCGCGGAAAGCGAAAAAATCAATGAAGATTTTCTCCCGCTGACCGTGAACTATCAGGAAAAAACATACGCTGCGGGAAAAATTCCCGGCGGATTTTTCAGAAGGGAAGGAAGACCCAGCGAACAGGAAATTCTTACTTCGCGGCTGATAGACCGCTCAATCAGGCCCCTTATCACAAAGAAGTTCACCTATTCCACTCAGGTGATGATTACCGTTCTTTCGGCGGATTCAACAACGGACCCCGGAGTGCTTTCAGCGACTGCCGCTTCAGCCGCTCTGGTTCTTTCGGATGTGCCGTTTGAAGGACCCATCGCCGGAGTGAAAGTTGGAAGAATAGGCGGGCAGTTGGTCTGTAATCCCTCATACGAGGATCTTGAATCAAGCGACATGGAGATTGTGGTTACGGGAACAAAAGACGCGATTGTAATGGTTGAAGGCGGAGCGAATGAGGTTCCCGAACCGGACATGATTGACGCGCTTATGTTTGCTCACGAACGCATAAAGGAGCTTGTAAGTATGCAGGAGGAGCTTGCTTCAGACATTGCCGCCGAAAAACGCGTTCTTGACGAGGGCGATCCGTCGGCGGATGAAGCGGTTGCTTCGGCGGTCTCGGCTTTCGCGTCGGAGCGTCTTAAAGACGCGGTTGTCAAACCGTCCAAGGAGGAGCGCCGTGAAGAAATAGGAAAACTGCGTGCTGAAACGGTTGAGGCGATCGGGCGTGATTTCCCCAAAAGCGAAGGGCGCATCTCAAACGCTTTTGACAAAGCCACCAAAGAGTGCGTCCGCTCTTTGATTGTGAATGAAGGCATACGTCCGGATTCACGCGACCATAAAACCATCCGCGACATAGATTCACAGGTGAGGCTTCTTCCCCGTTCTCATGGCTCCGCGCTTTTCACTCGCGGCGAAACTCAGGCGCTTGTAGCCACAACGCTCGGAACTTCATATTACGAGCAGAGGATTGATTCTCTTGAAGGCGATTTGAAGAAAAGTTTTATGCTTCATTACAATTTCCCGCCGTATTCTGTGGGCGAGACGAGTTTCCGTCTCGCTCCCGGGCGCAGGGAGATAGGGCACGGCGCGCTGGCGGAAAGGGCGGTAAAACCGCTTCTTCCCTCAAAAGAAGATTTTCCCTACACAATCAGGGTTGTTTCGGAAATTCTTGAATCAAATGGCTCGTCCTCAATGGCGACCGTTTGCGGCGCTTCAATGTCTCTTATGGATGCTGGTGTTCCTCTTCGCGCCGCCGTTGGCGGAATAGCGATGGGGCTTATAAAAGAAGGGGACAAACTCGTCATTCTGTCGGACATTCTCGGCGATGAAGACCATTTGGGCGACATGGATTTCAAAGTTGCCGGAACGGAGAGCGGGATTACCGCATTGCAGATGGACATTAAAATAGACGGTGTTACGAAGGAAATTCTCTCAGACGCTCTTATGCAGGCGAAAGAAGCACGGCTTCACGTGCTTGCCGAGATGGGCAAAACAATCAGCGCGTCCAGTTCGGATATTTCCGCCCACGCCCCGCGCATAATGTCAATTAAAATTCATCCCGACAAAATACGCGATGTAATTGGTTCGGGCGGCAAGGTGATAAACAAACTCATTGAAGAAACCGGCGCTCAGATAGACATTCAGGACGACGGGAAAGTGCTTATTTCCTCTCCGGACAAGGAGTCATGCGAGATGGCAATTAATCGCATAGAAAAAATCATTGAGGAGATAGAGCCCGGGAAAATATATTTCGGCAAGGTCAAGCGGTTGCTTGATTTCGGCGCGATTGTGGAGATGGACAACGGCAGAGACGGGCTTGTGCACATTTCCGAGTTGGAAGAGGGAAGAGTTGAAAAGGTTACCGATGTTGTGAATGAGGGCGATGAGCTTCTCGTCAAGTGTATTTCAAAAGAGAGAGACGGCAAGATACGGCTCAGCCGCAGGGAAGCGCTGGGAGAAAATATAGAGGATTACAGATAA
- the miaA gene encoding tRNA (adenosine(37)-N6)-dimethylallyltransferase MiaA gives MYFKRERRQDTAQPQGSAGRKYRGLQITAECENGRIVAVVGPTASGKTDFGFRLASELSGAVVGADSLQVYKHFNIGSAKPSADAMSAFPHFMIDVVEPDDEFNAGAYRTLAHPILKKLCAEKTPPIVVGGTFLYVRALLEGLIESPADPEIRKQLEDEEKIYGTDWLYEKLRDSDAVSAVAIHQRDSVRIRRALEIFYSTGTPASQVRRSHGFSDGGFDCLKIGLTTDRDALVGEINRRTQEMFDGGIIEETEQIRGMGYSRDLKPMKAIGYRQANMLIDGEITKTQSVEDTATDTRRFAKRQMTWLRKEKDIRWFVPEKLSEAVEECRKFLSA, from the coding sequence GTGTATTTCAAAAGAGAGAGACGGCAAGATACGGCTCAGCCGCAGGGAAGCGCTGGGAGAAAATATAGAGGATTACAGATAACCGCGGAGTGCGAAAACGGGAGGATTGTCGCGGTTGTTGGTCCGACTGCGTCAGGAAAAACCGATTTCGGATTTCGCCTTGCCTCTGAACTGTCCGGAGCCGTGGTTGGCGCGGACTCGCTTCAAGTTTATAAACATTTTAACATAGGAAGCGCGAAGCCGTCCGCGGACGCGATGAGCGCGTTTCCGCATTTTATGATAGATGTTGTCGAGCCGGACGATGAGTTTAACGCGGGCGCTTACCGGACTCTGGCTCATCCCATACTTAAAAAACTTTGCGCGGAAAAAACGCCGCCGATTGTAGTCGGCGGAACTTTTCTTTATGTTCGAGCTCTGCTTGAAGGGTTGATAGAAAGCCCTGCCGACCCGGAAATAAGAAAGCAGCTTGAAGATGAGGAAAAAATCTACGGGACCGACTGGCTTTATGAAAAATTGCGTGACTCAGATGCCGTTTCTGCCGTAGCGATTCATCAGCGCGATTCCGTGCGCATACGACGCGCGCTTGAGATTTTTTATTCCACGGGCACACCCGCTTCGCAGGTCCGGCGCTCTCACGGGTTTTCGGACGGCGGTTTTGACTGTCTTAAAATCGGTCTCACGACTGACAGAGACGCGCTTGTCGGGGAAATAAACCGCAGAACACAGGAGATGTTTGACGGGGGGATTATTGAAGAGACCGAGCAGATTCGCGGCATGGGATATTCAAGAGATTTAAAGCCGATGAAAGCGATAGGGTATCGTCAGGCTAATATGCTTATTGACGGCGAGATAACGAAAACTCAATCTGTTGAAGACACCGCCACGGACACGCGCCGTTTTGCCAAAAGGCAGATGACCTGGCTTAGAAAAGAAAAAGACATCCGATGGTTTGTGCCTGAAAAACTCAGCGAAGCGGTTGAGGAGTGCCGGAAGTTTTTATCCGCGTGA
- a CDS encoding cytochrome c-type biogenesis protein CcmH, with protein sequence MRVSTLLFAILFLFAPTASTETVLDRTDTIARQLMCPVCAGQSVAESNSDLARDMRKIIRKKIENGETDEEIILWFQGKYGDTILAEPPLKGFSLVAWFLPVIAAIAGGMVAVLYIRKNARRSRG encoded by the coding sequence ATGAGAGTTTCAACTTTACTGTTCGCCATACTATTCCTTTTCGCCCCAACCGCTTCCACAGAGACGGTCTTAGACCGCACAGACACAATCGCGCGGCAGTTGATGTGCCCCGTTTGCGCCGGGCAAAGCGTTGCGGAATCAAACTCAGACCTCGCCCGCGACATGCGGAAAATAATAAGAAAAAAGATTGAAAACGGAGAAACCGATGAGGAAATTATCCTGTGGTTTCAAGGTAAATACGGAGACACAATCCTTGCCGAACCGCCGCTGAAGGGGTTTAGCCTTGTTGCCTGGTTCCTGCCTGTTATTGCCGCAATCGCGGGAGGTATGGTAGCTGTTCTGTATATCAGAAAGAATGCCCGCAGATCACGCGGATAA